Proteins encoded in a region of the Acidimicrobiia bacterium genome:
- a CDS encoding methylmalonyl-CoA mutase gives MSGIPVDPVYGEGPNPGEYPFTRGIRPSMYRSRLWTMRMFAGFGTASDTNARFKEILRNGGTGLSTAFDMPTLMGRDSDHEWALGEVGRAGVAVDTLADMRDLFADIDLGHVSTSMTINGPAHIIMAMYIALAEETSVERSSLSGTIQNDILKEYQAQKEYIFPPRPSMRLITDLIRFTATEMPRWHPVSVSGYHIREAGSNAPQELAFTLANGFAYVEAAVAAGLDIDDFAPRLSFFFNSHSDFFEEIGKFRAARRIWARWMKERYGAQDERSMLCRFHTQTAGVSLTAQQPEINVARVALQALAAVLGGSQSLHTDSFDEAMALPTEDAARIALRTQQIIAYETGVANVADPLGGSAYVEWMTDEIERRAEEIFAHLDQLGDGSILEGVYAGIDNGYFVGAIADSGYRFERAVNAGRRIVVGVNQFTEGDHPGDRNLLRIDPQVEVDQLKRLADVKKSRNESAVASALAELTVDAAEPTVNIMPATIRAVQALATEGEIVAALEAVFGTYVETAVM, from the coding sequence GAGTATCCATTTACCAGGGGCATCCGCCCATCGATGTACCGGTCCCGACTATGGACGATGCGCATGTTTGCCGGATTCGGTACGGCCAGCGACACCAACGCTCGCTTCAAAGAGATCCTTCGCAACGGTGGTACGGGCCTATCAACCGCGTTCGACATGCCGACCCTCATGGGCCGCGACTCCGACCACGAATGGGCCCTCGGCGAAGTCGGACGGGCTGGAGTAGCCGTCGACACGCTGGCAGACATGCGCGACCTCTTCGCTGACATAGACCTTGGCCACGTTTCGACATCGATGACCATTAACGGGCCAGCCCACATCATCATGGCCATGTATATCGCCCTTGCCGAAGAGACGTCTGTCGAACGCTCGTCTCTAAGCGGGACGATCCAAAATGACATCCTCAAGGAATACCAGGCCCAGAAGGAGTACATCTTCCCTCCCCGGCCCTCGATGCGTCTCATTACCGATCTCATCAGATTCACTGCCACCGAGATGCCCCGCTGGCATCCAGTCTCGGTTTCGGGCTATCACATCAGGGAGGCTGGAAGCAACGCCCCGCAGGAATTGGCGTTCACCCTCGCCAACGGGTTCGCCTATGTAGAAGCGGCGGTCGCCGCCGGCCTCGACATCGACGACTTCGCTCCCCGACTCAGCTTTTTCTTCAACAGTCACAGTGACTTCTTCGAAGAGATAGGCAAGTTCCGGGCGGCAAGACGAATCTGGGCACGGTGGATGAAGGAACGGTACGGAGCTCAAGACGAGCGGAGCATGCTCTGCCGATTCCACACCCAGACAGCCGGCGTGTCCCTCACGGCGCAGCAACCCGAGATCAACGTCGCCAGGGTTGCCCTGCAAGCACTGGCTGCCGTTTTGGGAGGTTCTCAGAGCCTGCATACGGACAGCTTCGACGAAGCGATGGCCCTGCCTACTGAAGACGCCGCCCGCATCGCGTTGCGAACCCAGCAGATCATCGCCTATGAGACCGGAGTCGCCAACGTGGCCGATCCACTCGGAGGTTCAGCCTATGTCGAATGGATGACCGACGAAATCGAACGTCGAGCCGAGGAGATCTTTGCCCATCTCGACCAGCTTGGAGATGGCTCGATCCTTGAAGGGGTATATGCCGGCATCGACAACGGATACTTCGTTGGAGCCATTGCCGACTCCGGATACCGGTTCGAGCGCGCCGTCAATGCCGGGCGTCGAATTGTGGTTGGCGTCAATCAGTTCACCGAAGGCGACCACCCCGGCGACCGGAACCTCCTCCGGATCGACCCGCAGGTCGAAGTAGACCAACTCAAGCGACTTGCCGATGTCAAAAAGAGCAGGAACGAATCGGCCGTAGCGAGTGCTCTGGCTGAATTGACGGTCGACGCCGCCGAACCAACGGTCAACATCATGCCCGCCACCATCCGGGCGGTTCAAGCCCTCGCTACCGAGGGGGAAATCGTTGCAGCCCTCGAAGCGGTGTTCGGCACGTATGTAGAAACGGCGGTCATGTGA
- a CDS encoding cobalamin-dependent protein (Presence of a B(12) (cobalamin)-binding domain implies dependence on cobalamin itself, in one of its several forms, or in some unusual lineages, dependence on a cobalamin-like analog.), giving the protein MSQPPIRIVLAKIGFDGHDRGLRMVARMLRDAGCEVIYLGLRQTTENVVAVVEQEDADAVGLSMHNAQHLTLAPRMVSALRNADLEVPVILGGVIPDQDVAPLMEAGVAVILGPGASAEEVVSAVRGAVASRS; this is encoded by the coding sequence GTGAGCCAACCTCCCATTCGTATCGTCCTTGCCAAGATCGGCTTCGATGGCCACGACCGTGGACTCCGCATGGTCGCCCGCATGTTGCGCGACGCCGGCTGCGAGGTCATCTACCTCGGCCTGCGCCAAACCACCGAAAACGTGGTCGCGGTGGTTGAACAAGAAGATGCTGATGCGGTCGGGTTGTCGATGCACAACGCCCAACATCTGACGCTGGCACCCAGGATGGTCTCCGCTCTCCGCAATGCCGACCTCGAGGTTCCCGTGATTCTCGGTGGGGTGATTCCCGACCAGGATGTCGCCCCGCTCATGGAAGCAGGAGTCGCCGTCATACTCGGCCCTGGCGCCTCCGCCGAAGAAGTTGTCTCAGCCGTCCGCGGGGCCGTAGCCTCTCGCTCGTGA
- the meaB gene encoding methylmalonyl Co-A mutase-associated GTPase MeaB — MKRDSVTPADLLQLAMSGNRHAVGRLLSLVEKGGAIADEVATVTHPLTSDARIIGITGPPGSGKSTLVSQLLKVITRAGLKPAVIAVDPSSPLTGGAILGDRVRIDATDTGAFIRSIATRGHSGGLALGVPGGVRVLDAVGFDPIIIETVGVGQVEVDVTATADTTIVVANPGTGDSVQANKAGLLEVADIFVVNKSDLAGADDARRDLELMLDLSHMTGQEDPTGRRPPIVMANSLDGSGSIELWSTIVDHGNHLVSTGQIEGRRAARARAELHSRAADRLLAALDRAIDSASGQAIVDALQNKDISPSEASDQLMQPILRED; from the coding sequence GTGAAACGCGACTCAGTTACTCCAGCCGACCTCCTCCAGTTGGCGATGTCCGGCAATCGTCACGCCGTCGGCCGTCTTCTCTCATTGGTCGAGAAGGGGGGAGCCATCGCCGACGAGGTAGCCACGGTGACCCATCCCCTAACCAGCGACGCACGGATCATCGGGATTACCGGACCTCCCGGTTCGGGCAAATCCACCCTCGTGAGTCAACTCTTGAAAGTCATCACCCGGGCCGGCCTGAAACCGGCAGTCATCGCGGTTGACCCGTCGTCACCGCTCACCGGGGGCGCCATTCTCGGAGACCGGGTCCGGATCGACGCCACGGACACCGGCGCCTTCATTCGATCGATCGCCACGCGCGGACATTCGGGAGGCCTGGCACTGGGCGTCCCCGGCGGCGTCAGGGTGCTTGACGCGGTCGGATTCGACCCGATCATCATCGAAACAGTTGGTGTCGGGCAGGTCGAGGTCGATGTGACCGCCACCGCCGACACGACCATCGTCGTGGCCAACCCTGGCACCGGAGACTCCGTCCAGGCCAATAAGGCGGGACTGCTCGAAGTGGCGGACATCTTCGTGGTGAACAAATCTGATCTCGCCGGCGCCGACGACGCCCGCCGCGATCTGGAATTGATGTTGGATTTGAGTCACATGACCGGACAGGAAGATCCGACGGGGCGCCGTCCGCCCATCGTCATGGCCAACTCTCTAGATGGTTCTGGCTCGATTGAGCTTTGGTCAACCATTGTCGACCACGGCAACCATCTCGTTTCAACCGGACAGATCGAGGGACGCAGAGCTGCCAGAGCCAGGGCCGAACTCCACAGTCGGGCAGCCGATCGGCTTCTGGCTGCCTTGGACCGGGCCATCGATTCCGCGTCGGGACAGGCCATCGTCGACGCGTTACAAAACAAGGACATTTCACCGTCAGAGGCGAGCGATCAACTGATGCAGCCGATCCTACGCGAAGACTGA
- a CDS encoding OsmC family peroxiredoxin, with amino-acid sequence MALDSTASTHWEGDLMTGAGTTTLTSGAAGPLAVDWKARSESHGGKTSPEELIAAAHASCFSMALSNALGKAGFPPASLDVQATATFVPGEGITGMVLVLRGNVPGLDHAGFVEAAEGAKAGCPVSKALAGNVPITLEVHEA; translated from the coding sequence ATGGCACTTGATTCGACTGCGTCGACCCATTGGGAAGGCGATCTGATGACCGGAGCGGGAACCACCACGCTGACCTCAGGAGCGGCCGGACCGTTGGCCGTCGACTGGAAAGCCCGCTCAGAGTCGCACGGGGGCAAGACGAGCCCTGAAGAGTTGATTGCCGCCGCGCATGCTTCGTGTTTTTCAATGGCACTTTCCAATGCACTTGGAAAAGCCGGATTTCCGCCCGCCTCACTTGATGTGCAAGCAACCGCCACCTTTGTGCCCGGGGAGGGAATAACGGGCATGGTGCTCGTCCTTCGCGGCAACGTTCCTGGACTCGATCACGCCGGGTTCGTCGAGGCCGCCGAAGGTGCCAAGGCGGGCTGCCCCGTCTCCAAAGCGCTGGCCGGCAACGTTCCGATCACGCTTGAGGTTCACGAAGCCTGA
- a CDS encoding branched-chain amino acid ABC transporter substrate-binding protein yields the protein MKFKNYRGLLALLMVLALVAAACGSGSSDTTAGSSETTAGSSDTTAGSTDTTAPSSDTTAAAGAPEVCASDAFGCVEVAAGDPIKIGSLLVTTGPNSSLGLDSQYGIELALDYADGTFDDTNITIQGHDVVLVPEDDGCSAEGGTAGANKLAADTQIVAVIGTSCSSAALGTADKILGDKGVTLISPSNTSPALTAEATHNPFYYRTAHNDTLQGAAVAEFAYTFKGIKTAATIHDGSPYAEGLANAFAASFEALGGTITSQDAIQVGDTDFSGVLASIQAESPELLYFPIFVGEGSLLVQQAKTTLGDSVVLTGSDGLWSDDFYAAAGDGVFLSGPDVSAFAGDAALYKDIFLPRYAEKYGSEPLSAFHAHAWDAANIVLGAIEAVAVDSGGTLYIPRTGLRDAIAATNGYTGITGTLSCNANGDCQPSATIAVFEIVGGQQAADPVFSVVKSLE from the coding sequence ATGAAGTTCAAAAACTACAGAGGCCTTCTGGCTCTCCTGATGGTTCTGGCGCTCGTAGCCGCAGCATGTGGCAGCGGTAGCAGCGACACCACGGCAGGCAGCAGCGAGACCACGGCAGGCAGCAGCGACACCACGGCAGGCAGCACCGATACTACGGCCCCGAGCAGCGACACCACGGCCGCCGCTGGAGCACCCGAAGTATGCGCTTCCGATGCATTTGGTTGCGTCGAAGTTGCAGCCGGTGATCCGATCAAGATAGGTTCGTTGCTGGTAACCACCGGCCCGAACTCATCGCTTGGTCTGGACAGCCAGTACGGCATCGAATTGGCCCTCGACTATGCGGACGGCACCTTCGACGACACCAACATCACGATCCAGGGCCACGACGTGGTTCTTGTTCCCGAGGATGACGGATGTTCGGCCGAAGGCGGAACCGCCGGCGCCAATAAACTCGCCGCAGACACCCAGATCGTGGCCGTCATCGGCACGAGCTGCTCGTCCGCTGCGCTTGGCACCGCCGACAAGATCCTGGGCGACAAAGGTGTGACTTTGATCTCGCCATCCAACACCAGCCCGGCACTGACCGCCGAAGCCACGCACAACCCGTTCTACTACCGCACCGCCCACAACGACACGTTGCAGGGTGCGGCCGTGGCCGAGTTCGCGTACACTTTCAAGGGTATCAAGACCGCTGCCACGATCCACGATGGCAGCCCGTACGCCGAAGGCCTCGCCAACGCGTTCGCGGCTTCGTTCGAGGCTCTCGGTGGAACCATTACGAGCCAGGATGCCATTCAGGTCGGAGATACCGACTTCAGCGGCGTACTCGCATCGATCCAGGCAGAATCGCCGGAATTGCTCTACTTCCCGATCTTCGTGGGAGAAGGCAGCCTTCTGGTTCAGCAGGCCAAGACCACTTTGGGCGATTCGGTCGTCCTGACCGGTTCCGATGGCCTGTGGTCCGATGACTTCTATGCAGCAGCCGGCGACGGTGTCTTTTTGTCAGGTCCCGACGTCTCGGCCTTCGCCGGTGATGCCGCCCTGTACAAGGACATCTTCCTGCCTCGTTATGCCGAGAAGTACGGATCTGAGCCATTGTCCGCTTTCCATGCTCATGCATGGGACGCCGCCAACATTGTGCTCGGAGCCATCGAAGCGGTAGCTGTCGACTCAGGCGGCACGCTGTACATCCCTCGTACGGGGCTCCGTGACGCCATTGCAGCCACCAACGGCTACACCGGCATCACCGGAACGCTTAGCTGCAATGCCAATGGCGACTGCCAGCCGTCGGCCACCATCGCGGTGTTCGAGATCGTCGGGGGCCAACAAGCCGCCGA